Proteins from a single region of Pseudomonas quebecensis:
- a CDS encoding lytic murein transglycosylase: MPSSLSRRWHLRQLIAASSLILLVACAEKPTAADAQPLPSLQTAPVVAPAVVAPLAVDNLDIQPTQTFAEWQAGFRVEALKAGIAPAVFDTAFANVTPDMAVIRADRSQPEFSRPVWEYLDGALSPVRVRNGQALLIKYADILQSIEQRYGVDRQALVSVWGMESNFGQFQGNNSVIRSLATLAYEGRRPAFAQAQLLAALQIIQHGDIAADQMKGSWAGAMGQTQFIPTTYNTHAVDFDGDGRRDIWNSPADALASTAHYLQSSGWQKGQPWGFEVKQLPSSFDYALADGGTRKTVAEWLKLGIQLPPGASMPPNVDQLSAALLLPAGYRGPAFLVLDNFRAILKYNNSSSYALAVGLLSERFGGGGVIRGEWPKDELPLSRTQRIDLQTALSAKGYDAGNPDGIIGANTRKAIRAAQQALGWPADGYPTVKLLESLQSR, translated from the coding sequence ATGCCCTCTAGTCTTTCCCGTCGTTGGCACCTGCGCCAATTGATTGCTGCCTCCAGCCTCATCCTGCTCGTCGCCTGCGCGGAAAAACCTACCGCCGCCGACGCCCAGCCCCTGCCCTCACTCCAGACCGCCCCTGTGGTAGCGCCCGCTGTCGTGGCCCCGCTGGCCGTGGACAACCTGGATATCCAACCGACCCAGACCTTTGCCGAATGGCAGGCCGGCTTTCGTGTGGAGGCCCTGAAGGCCGGCATCGCGCCTGCGGTGTTCGACACGGCCTTCGCCAATGTCACCCCTGACATGGCGGTGATACGCGCCGACCGCAGCCAACCGGAATTTTCTCGCCCGGTTTGGGAATACCTCGACGGCGCCCTGTCGCCGGTACGCGTGCGCAATGGCCAGGCGCTGCTGATCAAATATGCCGACATCCTGCAAAGCATCGAACAACGCTATGGCGTCGACCGTCAGGCATTGGTTTCGGTGTGGGGCATGGAAAGTAACTTCGGCCAGTTCCAGGGCAACAATTCGGTGATCCGCTCCCTGGCGACCCTGGCCTACGAAGGCCGCCGACCGGCGTTTGCCCAGGCGCAATTGCTGGCGGCGCTGCAGATCATCCAACACGGCGATATCGCCGCCGACCAGATGAAGGGTTCCTGGGCCGGGGCCATGGGCCAGACCCAATTTATCCCGACCACCTACAACACCCACGCCGTGGACTTTGACGGCGACGGCCGCCGCGATATCTGGAACAGCCCGGCGGACGCCCTCGCCTCCACCGCTCACTACCTGCAAAGCTCCGGCTGGCAGAAAGGCCAGCCGTGGGGCTTTGAGGTCAAGCAACTGCCATCCAGCTTCGATTACGCCCTGGCGGACGGCGGCACGCGCAAGACCGTCGCCGAATGGCTGAAATTGGGCATCCAATTGCCACCGGGCGCCAGCATGCCGCCCAACGTCGATCAACTCTCCGCCGCGCTGCTGCTGCCGGCGGGTTACCGTGGCCCGGCGTTCCTGGTACTGGATAACTTCCGCGCGATCCTCAAGTACAACAACTCATCGTCCTATGCGCTGGCGGTCGGCCTACTGTCCGAGCGCTTTGGCGGCGGTGGCGTGATTCGTGGCGAATGGCCGAAGGATGAACTGCCCCTGAGCCGCACGCAGCGCATTGACCTGCAGACGGCACTCAGCGCCAAAGGCTATGACGCGGGCAACCCGGACGGCATCATTGGCGCCAATACCCGCAAGGCCATTCGCGCGGCGCAGCAGGCACTGGGCTGGCCGGCGGATGGGTATCCGACGGTGAAGTTGCTGGAATCGCTGCAGAGCCGCTAG
- the holA gene encoding DNA polymerase III subunit delta has product MKLAPAQLAKHLQGGLAPVYIVSGDDPLLCQEAADAIRTAARQQGFDERQVFSADASFDWGTLLQAGASMSLFAEKRLLELRLPSGKPGDKGAAALMEYCARPAEDTVLLISLPKLDGSAQKTKWGKALVEGAQTQFIQIWPVDSNQLPQWIRQRLSQSGLAATQDAVELIAARVEGNLLAAAQEIEKLKLMAEDGQITVETVQGAVADSARFDVFGLVDAILNGEPAHALRMLEGLRGEGVEPPVILWALARELRVLANISLQYSQGTPLDKCFSQARPPIWDKRKPLMSKALQRHSAQRWAQLLLEAQRIDAQIKGQAAGSPWMSLSRLALLMSGQRLTLPAE; this is encoded by the coding sequence ATGAAACTCGCTCCCGCCCAACTCGCCAAACACCTGCAAGGTGGCCTTGCGCCTGTCTATATTGTCAGCGGCGATGACCCGCTGCTGTGCCAGGAAGCCGCGGACGCCATTCGCACGGCCGCACGCCAGCAAGGTTTCGATGAACGCCAGGTTTTCAGCGCGGACGCCAGTTTCGACTGGGGCACGTTGCTGCAAGCTGGTGCGAGCATGTCGTTGTTCGCCGAAAAGCGCCTGCTGGAACTGCGCCTGCCTTCGGGCAAGCCCGGTGACAAAGGCGCCGCCGCCTTGATGGAATACTGCGCGCGCCCCGCAGAGGACACCGTGCTGCTGATCAGCCTGCCCAAACTCGACGGCAGTGCGCAGAAAACCAAATGGGGCAAGGCCCTGGTCGAAGGTGCACAGACCCAGTTCATCCAGATCTGGCCGGTGGACAGCAACCAGTTGCCGCAATGGATTCGCCAGCGCCTGTCTCAATCGGGGCTGGCAGCGACCCAGGACGCGGTCGAGCTGATTGCGGCACGGGTCGAAGGCAACTTGCTCGCCGCCGCCCAGGAGATCGAAAAGCTCAAGCTGATGGCAGAAGACGGGCAGATTACCGTCGAAACCGTCCAGGGCGCCGTGGCGGATAGCGCGCGCTTTGACGTATTCGGACTGGTGGATGCGATTCTCAACGGCGAACCCGCCCACGCCCTGCGCATGCTCGAAGGCCTGCGCGGCGAAGGGGTGGAGCCGCCGGTGATTCTGTGGGCCCTGGCCCGTGAATTGCGGGTGCTGGCCAATATTTCCCTGCAATACAGCCAGGGCACGCCGCTGGACAAGTGCTTCAGCCAGGCCCGGCCGCCGATATGGGACAAGCGCAAACCCTTGATGAGCAAAGCCCTGCAACGGCACTCGGCGCAACGCTGGGCGCAACTGTTGCTGGAAGCTCAGCGCATCGATGCGCAGATCAAAGGACAAGCGGCCGGCTCGCCGTGGATGAGCCTGAGTCGTCTGGCGCTGCTGATGTCCGGGCAACGCCTGACACTTCCCGCCGAATAA
- the lptE gene encoding LPS assembly lipoprotein LptE: MIKRNLLVMGLAVLLSACGFQLRGTGTNDLTIKELDLSARNAYGETVTQLRQVLENSGVRVYAGAPYKLVLVDEKETQRNLSYASAGRASDVELSTLLMFEVQGRDHLPLMGDKIQVQKVVSHDGNNLVGSDSEVIQVRKEMRRELIQRMMLRLQLLTPQQLEELQRTADNKAKAEADALKAAQEYEDNTPKQSPVEVPVPVE, encoded by the coding sequence ATGATCAAACGCAATCTGCTGGTTATGGGCCTTGCCGTGCTGCTGAGCGCTTGCGGCTTCCAGCTGCGCGGTACCGGCACCAACGACCTGACGATCAAGGAACTGGATCTCAGTGCCCGCAACGCCTACGGCGAAACCGTGACGCAACTGCGTCAGGTCCTGGAAAACAGCGGCGTGCGCGTCTACGCCGGTGCGCCCTACAAGCTGGTGCTGGTGGACGAGAAAGAAACCCAGCGTAACCTGAGCTACGCCAGTGCAGGCCGTGCCTCGGACGTCGAACTGAGCACCCTGCTCATGTTTGAAGTGCAGGGCCGTGACCACCTGCCGTTGATGGGTGACAAGATCCAGGTGCAGAAGGTCGTGAGCCACGATGGCAACAACCTGGTGGGTTCGGATTCGGAAGTTATCCAAGTGCGCAAGGAAATGCGTCGCGAGCTGATCCAGCGCATGATGCTGCGCCTGCAATTGCTCACTCCGCAGCAGTTGGAGGAGCTGCAACGTACGGCTGACAACAAGGCCAAGGCCGAAGCCGATGCCCTGAAAGCAGCCCAAGAGTACGAAGACAACACGCCGAAACAATCGCCTGTCGAAGTACCGGTTCCGGTCGAGTAA
- a CDS encoding S66 peptidase family protein: protein MTIAVPALRSEGTIALIAPAGPAALDVEKAGQWMRTRGYGLQIFPGVYERDGYLAGSDEVRLRDLHAAFADPEIDAIFCLRGGYGTPRLLDCLDFDLLRANPKPFVGYSDITALHLAINRHAGFVTFHGPMLNADLLGDKQQPTESSLFSLLRGQLGAGSVLTHPVAYPLTTLEPGIACGRLLGGNLSMIAAVMGTPYEIDAQGIILFIEDVNEPIYRIDRLLTHLRLAGKLAQVAGVLVGDVAGVDNVALQRLLKQTVEPLCIPVLAGWRSGHCDPNLTLPMGAWVRLDAGEQRVVLEQDVVVTL, encoded by the coding sequence ATGACCATTGCCGTTCCAGCCCTTCGTTCCGAAGGCACCATCGCCCTGATTGCACCTGCCGGCCCCGCCGCGCTGGATGTTGAAAAGGCTGGCCAATGGATGCGCACCCGCGGCTATGGTCTGCAAATTTTTCCTGGGGTGTATGAACGCGACGGCTACCTTGCCGGCAGCGATGAGGTGCGCTTGCGTGACCTGCACGCCGCTTTCGCCGACCCTGAAATCGATGCGATCTTCTGCCTGCGGGGCGGCTACGGCACGCCACGGCTGTTGGACTGTTTGGACTTCGACCTTCTGCGCGCCAATCCCAAGCCATTTGTCGGCTATAGCGACATCACCGCCCTGCACCTGGCTATCAATCGCCACGCGGGCTTCGTGACCTTTCACGGGCCGATGCTCAATGCCGACCTGCTCGGCGACAAGCAGCAACCTACCGAATCCTCATTGTTCAGCCTGCTGCGTGGGCAACTGGGCGCTGGCAGCGTGCTGACGCACCCCGTGGCCTACCCGCTGACCACTCTTGAGCCCGGCATTGCCTGTGGGCGTCTGCTGGGAGGCAACCTGTCGATGATTGCGGCGGTGATGGGTACGCCTTACGAAATCGATGCGCAAGGCATCATCCTGTTTATCGAGGACGTCAACGAGCCGATCTATCGCATCGATCGTCTGCTCACGCATTTGCGCCTGGCGGGCAAGTTGGCTCAGGTAGCTGGGGTGCTGGTCGGGGACGTGGCGGGAGTGGATAACGTCGCGCTGCAGCGCCTGCTCAAACAGACAGTTGAACCGTTGTGCATTCCGGTGCTGGCCGGCTGGCGCAGTGGGCATTGCGATCCGAACCTGACCCTGCCGATGGGCGCGTGGGTGCGGCTGGATGCGGGAGAGCAGCGGGTGGTGTTGGAGCAGGATGTGGTCGTTACACTTTGA
- the lipA gene encoding lipoyl synthase has protein sequence MIPTLDVTERPAPAPRAKVEAGVKLRGAEKVARIPVKIIPTTELPKKPDWIRVRIPVSPEVDRIKALLRKHKLHSVCEEASCPNLGECFSGGTATFMIMGDICTRRCPFCDVGHGRPKPLDVNEPQSLAIAIADLKLKYVVITSVDRDDLRDGGAQHFADCIREIRKLSPNVVLETLVPDYRGRMDVALEITAAEPPDVFNHNLETVPRLYKAARPGSDYQWSLTLLQKFKQMMPHIPTKSGLMLGLGETDEEVIEVMQRMREHDIDMLTLGQYLQPSRNHLPVQRFVHPDTFAWFAEEGYKMGFKNVASGPLVRSSYHADEQAKLVKASLIS, from the coding sequence ATGATCCCGACGCTGGACGTTACCGAGCGTCCGGCCCCGGCCCCGCGTGCCAAGGTGGAAGCCGGTGTCAAGCTGCGCGGCGCCGAGAAGGTTGCACGCATCCCGGTGAAGATCATTCCGACCACCGAACTGCCGAAAAAGCCCGACTGGATCCGCGTGCGCATCCCGGTCTCGCCGGAAGTCGACCGTATCAAGGCCCTGCTGCGCAAACACAAGTTGCACAGCGTGTGCGAAGAGGCCTCCTGCCCGAACCTGGGCGAGTGCTTCTCCGGCGGCACCGCCACCTTCATGATCATGGGTGACATCTGCACCCGTCGCTGCCCATTCTGCGACGTCGGCCACGGCCGGCCGAAGCCGCTGGATGTCAACGAGCCGCAAAGCCTGGCCATCGCCATCGCCGACCTTAAACTCAAATACGTGGTGATCACCTCGGTAGACCGCGACGATCTGCGTGACGGCGGTGCCCAGCACTTTGCCGACTGCATCCGAGAAATCCGCAAGCTGTCGCCCAACGTCGTGCTCGAAACCCTGGTGCCGGATTACCGGGGCCGTATGGACGTGGCGCTGGAAATCACCGCCGCCGAGCCACCGGATGTGTTCAACCACAACCTGGAAACCGTGCCGCGCCTGTACAAGGCTGCGCGTCCGGGTTCGGACTACCAGTGGTCGCTGACCCTGCTGCAGAAATTCAAGCAGATGATGCCGCACATCCCGACCAAATCCGGCCTGATGCTGGGGTTGGGCGAGACCGACGAGGAAGTGATCGAAGTCATGCAGCGCATGCGCGAACACGACATCGACATGCTGACCCTGGGTCAGTACCTGCAGCCGTCGCGCAATCACTTGCCGGTACAGCGTTTTGTGCACCCGGACACCTTCGCCTGGTTCGCCGAGGAAGGCTACAAGATGGGCTTCAAGAACGTGGCATCGGGCCCGCTGGTACGTTCTTCGTACCACGCTGACGAGCAGGCCAAGCTGGTCAAGGCAAGCCTGATCTCCTGA
- the arfA gene encoding alternative ribosome rescue factor ArfA, whose amino-acid sequence MSKKPSKHGPNKAKSIIAQPLFRSRQERAGKGKGSYRREAFQSNSWEASYFLAA is encoded by the coding sequence ATGAGCAAAAAGCCATCCAAGCATGGCCCCAACAAGGCCAAATCCATCATCGCCCAGCCACTGTTCCGCAGCCGTCAGGAACGCGCCGGCAAGGGCAAAGGCAGTTACCGCCGCGAAGCCTTCCAGTCTAACAGCTGGGAGGCTTCTTACTTTCTGGCTGCCTGA